The Neofelis nebulosa isolate mNeoNeb1 chromosome 1, mNeoNeb1.pri, whole genome shotgun sequence sequence CTTCACCCTAAACGTTGAAACAACACAATTAATCAAATGCGTTCACCGCGTGTGTcggcttgcttgtttgttttaaatgcaaaAGCTCCCAGGGAGTTTCTCTGCTTTTAGAACTGGCTAAATGTGGTCTGTTTTTCCAGCACTTCGAGGTAGTCCGGCTCAacgtttagttttgcttttaactCCAGATACTCGTTCCGGTTGGGTTCTACAAAGACAGCACTGGGAGGGCTGTAGAGCACCGGTTCCCGCAGCCTGCTGTCCCCTGCCCCCGGGTGCAAATACTGATGGGGGCGTCTCAGGTCATAGTTTGGGGAGAAAGTGTAAGCAGCGGGGCTGCACGGGAATTTGGGATATTCCGGGAGGCTGTTGCCGGCGGGGGTGGTGGAGCAGTGTTTGTCTGGTTCTAAAATGCCCCTGTAAAAGCGGTCGGCGTCCTGCACCGGCGACAGTAGGTCCTCCCGGGGCTCGATGGTGCTGACGCTATAGGCGGGACTCCGCAAGTGGTGGCTTTcccgcctctcctcctcccccggcTGCAGCTGCAGAGGCGGCGggggctgctgctgcggctgcggcggcggcggcggcggcggcggctgctgctgcAGGTGGTGGTTGCTGCTGTAGGTGACCTTGAGCTCGTGCAGGTCTTTGTAATCCTCCACGGAGTTGCCCTCTCGGGAGCGGTAGATGGGGTTTTTGCACATGTGGCCCAGTGGATGGGGGATGTACTCGTACACGTGGCCCGCGGGCGTCTTCACCTTGGGCAGCGCGGGCCCACGGTGGTGCACGTGCGCGTGCGGGTGGCctcccgcgccgccgccgccgccgtatACGCTGTACTGCATGTTGAAGGAGCTCACGTCGGAGTTGTTGGTGCTGGTGTGGTCGCTCTGGTTCTTCTTCCTGCGCTTCATAACCAGCACGAAGAGCCCGGCGGCCACGAAGACGGACATGATAAAAACCAGCAGCAGGCTGAGAATCAACACCGACAGGGGCACCGACGACGCACCTCCCCCCGCGCCCAAGCCCGCGGGGGCCCCGGTGCTGTTCGACCGGACCGCGGGGGTCACCGCGCTGGTCCTCGCCGGAACCTGGATGGAAGAGGGCGTGGGCGTGGAAACCACCACGTCAGAGTAGTCTGGACACAGCAGCTCCGACTTAATGGAGCGCATATCGGTCTCCGCAAACTTCTTGGGCGCCTTGCAGATGACCTCATCCACCAAGACACCCACTTTGAGCTGTTCGACCCACAGCTTCATGCCCACCACGTCGCAGGTACAATCCCAAGGGTTGTCATGCAGGTCGATTTGGATGAGTGACTTGAGCTGGTCCAGAACTCCACTCACGGGCAAGGAGGTGAAATGGTTACTCCTTAGGTTCAGCCTGAGAAGGGTCAGGCCTGAGAAGACGCCTGAGGGCATGGCCTGCAGGAGGTTGTTATTCAGAAATAGCAGCTGGAGGTTTGGGACCGGGTCGAAAGTCCCAGACTGAATCTCACGTATGAGATTGTACTGGAGGAAGAGATACTgcaggctttgcaggccatagaACAACTCCGGGCTCAGCCTCTCAATCCTGTTGCCATTTAGGTAGAGGCGCCTCAGGTTGGTGAGATCGCCGAAAGCGCGGTCCTGGATCATGGAGATTCGGTTGTTGCCCAGGTGTAGGAGGTCCAGCCCCGTAGCCTCCAGGAAGTCGCTCCTGCGCACAACCGCAATGTAGTTCTCCGTCAGATACATCTTCTTGGGGTTGTAGGGCTTGGGCTGCAGCTCCGCGATGCTCTCGATTTTGCGCTCCTGGCAGTTGACGTTGAGGCCCAGATCGGAGATTTGTAGGTTGCAAGTGCACGCGGTGGGACACTCCAAAGGCACCGGAGATTTGGTCTGGTAGGCGATGCTGGGGCCATAGTTGCTGTAGCCCAAGTCCTTGGAGGGCTGCCGAGAGGTGGGGCGCACTCTGGGCTTGTTGGGTTGGCGAGTCCCCTTAGGGGGCTTTAAGGGGGGTTTGTAAACAGCAGAGGAAGAAGTGGCCACGGAATTCACCGAGGCTGGGGTAGTGTGTAGATACCCCGTGGTGCTCAAAGGCGTCTGTGGCCTCATCTCATAATCTGAAATAAGTTTCCTTGGGCAAAGTTCCTGCTTGGACACCTCGTCCAAATCCCGGCCGTGTAAGCGGAAGGGGGTCTCACAAACCACATCCCCCACCAGGGCTGAGTAGGAGATACTGTCCAACCAATCCTTGAGAGAGATCAGCTCGCAGGAGCAATTCCAGGGGTTTTCTTCCAGCTGTAACTCCACAACTTTATCCATGTGCTGCAACAGCCCCACATAGGGCAGAAGTTTCAGCCGGTTCCCCCGCAGGTCCAAGTGCGTTAAGGGCACAAAACGGAAGAGGTTGTTGGGTAAACTGGACAAGAGATTGTCATTGAGGATAAGCACCTGCAATAAATGCAGTTTCCCAAAAGCATTGGGTTCAATGACACTGATGTAATTGTAATCGACCTGTAGGTACTCCAGGCTCTCCAGGCCGAGGAAGGTATCATCTCGCAGAAGTTCCAGTTTATTATTGTTCAGATGCAATCTCCTTAAACCCCGCAGCCCGTGGAAAGCCCCAGTCTCAATGTCCTGGATAACGTTGCTACCCAGATGCAAAATTGAAGCCCCGGTGTAATTGACAAACTCATTGGGATAGAGACGGTTCAAAAGGTTTCCAGACAACAGGAGGTGGTAGACTGGGAAACGGGGAGGGCTAATTTCAGAGAGGCTGATGATCCCCCGGTTTTCACAGCTCACAGTTAAAATGCCGTCCTTTTCCTCACAAGGACATGCATTGTCACAGATTTCCCCATAATAATCGATGGTTTCTGCACACGAAAGGACGAGAGATGTTAGAGCAAACGCTAGACTCTGCAGCATCCAGCTATGCATTTTTCTGTGAAGGTCCTGTTCCAAAGTTATTGGGGGGCAGCAAGTGTGCATTTTACCTCCtgcaagggagagaggagaaaaggaaacaacataATATGACAAAAATCTAAGGGATTGGGAAGAaagtctctctcttccctactACTATTTCTCTGAAATCCAGAAGGAGGGGATAtgaatgacccccccccccagtggaaCACGACATTCTCCAGACTTTATTATTATCTGATACTCATTTTGATTTAAAGGTTGATTTCATTTCCTAATGAGTACAACAGAAATATGCTGCCCTTTACAAGAGAAGGGCAGGTTAGATAAAGTCCCATTTTAGTGTTTTCCCTGCTCCCCCCTCTTTTCAAAACCAAtccataaatatacataaaatggctGTCAGTTCAGTTTCATGGTTCtaatttaagagaaaagaaacaccATTTTACAAGGTTCCCCACCTCACCTATAGCAAACCCGTCTGCCTTTCTTTCAGAACCTCCTCAGTTAACAGTTCACCGTGAAGGTCTCCCATTTTCACAGAAAAGCAAGGAGTCACAATACTTGGGCTATTTTAAACCGTCGCTGGAAATGCCAGGGTGGGAACCTAAAGAACACTTTTCAGAGGCAAAAAAGAGATGTAAGATAATGCATCAAAAGGACCCAGAAGAAGCTCTTAAATCACCAATTGTCTTCAGGAGCTTTgagtgtggagaaaaaggagagcGCGTTCCTTTGATGGTGGACTTCACTACCACGCTTTTAAGCACATCAGCGTCCTAATTGCATGCACGGTGCCACTTAGCAGCGCTTCTCTGAGAGCGCCCTGCGTCCACTTCTCCTCATTGATCATGTCAGCGACGCTACCAAACCGCATCTCTAAGCCACAGAAATAGTTCTGCACGAAGGATTACAAAGAACTCAGCGAAGGCATCCGCAATCCCGGAACACCTCCCGATACCCGGAGTTTAAAGAGGACGTTCCTGCCGTTTACCGGGAATCAGCTAAAAGTAAACCGAGGATCATCCTTACCTCCCTTACCTCCCGCTCCGCGTCGATTTGCCACGGAATGTAACACTAACGCTCCTGGATGAGCAGGATTTGGACTCAACTAAGTACCTCGCCGGCATCGCCAGCATCTTGGGAGTTGTTTCTTACATTTAAGTGTCAGTGTTTtactccccttcctttttttactttctttgtttttcctttttcttttcttctcccccccccccccgccccccaagagAAAAAGGCACTCGGGCTGATTAAAGGCGaaatagaaagggagggagaacagCAAGTAACATAGGTCTGTGCTTTAATATCCGAATTTCATCTCCTCAAGGAATCgatctgaccccctcccccttttatttctggatttctttttgtcCTCTGAAAGGCTTCCTTGGACTTGCTACTTCGGGTCGACAGCGGTACTCAGAAGGGAAAGGACACAAATGGTCAGAGTGTGTGAGTGCGTGTTGtgttggctgcggcgggggggggggggggggagaggggaggggaggggaggcgggaaTTGGGTAAAAATGCTGGGCTCTGGGAACCCATGCCTCTTCTCCAGTCAACCTGGCCTTTGCCTCATCAGCACCGAAGTCTGATGTCGAATCACAACCAAAACTAAAGCCAAGACGTTTCTGAGTCACGGGTTCAAGCCTCGCTCCCCTGGCCGACTCCAACCCGCGTTATTAAGAGCCCCTGCATTCGCACGCTCATGTGCAAGTGTGCCTGAGAATCATTCACGTGTGGCCAACCCAGAGGTGTCGAGACGAATCGGAATCACAGTGTATAAGCCTCACAAGTATCTCCAACCTCCCAACGCAACCGCAAACGCCTCCTAGCTTAAAAGCGGAAAAAACACCCCCTATGGAAAGCAAAACGTTTACCTTGAAAATTCAGTTCTCCACAGGATGAAATCTGCACATCCATTCAGCGGGGGTtgggtcccctccccctccttccctcgaCTTCCCCGCCCCCATTCACCTCCCTCCCTTTCAGACAGCCCATCGCAAATTGTGACCAGCCGGTATTAAACTCGAGCGTTTACAACTTTAATTCAGTTCTGGGTAGCCGGGGTCGAAGAGCTTCCTCTCACCccactctctttcccctcccccttgccaTCAAAGGAACccgaaaatttgagaaaataaagttgaatGAGCCGAGGAGGGCTGACATTCTGACTGGGAAACGCACCTCCGATGTAAATTCGCGGGTACGTTGCACATTCTCagattatctgattttttttttttttttggaggacgGGGGCGGAGGAACTGTATTTGCCCCCAAAGAATTTAGACCCTAGACCATCGCCCTGCACATCCCTCATTACACAGAGTGGGGCTGCGTGGGCTGGAGCCCAGCACCCAGGCCCGACCCGTGGCTCTGGGCACAGCTGCTCCCACAGCGGCCCAGGCAGAAGCACCCGGAGTTCCAGGACGCGaggctcccttcccccactccgcCCCAAAgcgaaggaagggaaagggaaggaaggaggggagggaggagagggaatgcTAGCCATCCCGCTgccacacgaacacacacacacacacacacacacacacacacacgagcctCTTTTGCAAAGTAAACGGTCGACTTACCCCGTTTCACATCTCCAGGGCCCACTCATCATAGCCGCCCCTATAAAAATACCTCTTTGGGGTGTGCATTGGGTTTCCGGAGCCCAGGCAGGGCAAGAAGGCGGCGAGCTGTGCGGTCCGAGCGGCGGGAGGAAAGAAGCGCCCGGACGCCGCCAGCCCGGGGCCGCCGCCGCGGTGGCGACCGCGGGTTCCGGGGCTCCCCAAACGGCTCTCCCCGGCAATCTCCGCGGTAGTCGAAGCgggcagcggggtggggggggcgggagaaGGGGGCGATCGCGAGCGGCCGatagggaagggaggaggagggggcggcgGAGGACCCGCTGTAGAGGCGCCTGGCGGTAGGGGCCGGGAGCAGGagccgggcggggcggggagggagctGTTGGAGGGGGGGGAGGCGCGGAACCCGAGGAGGGGACGTGAAGGCTGCCAGGCACCGCCGGCCCCTCCAACGTGACGGTCAGCCCCGCCGAGCGATCGCTCCCGTTCACACTCACGCTCACTCACACACTCGTTCCCACCCGCTCCACCGGGCGATCGCAGGGTCCCGGGCACCCAACGCGGCACTCCCCAGGCGGGTACTTACAGTTGCCATCTGCATAAGGGGCAACTTTGTCCAAGCCAGCAGCAGCCGCCGCCCCCTCCAGCCTCCGGCTCCACGAACCCTCGGGCCTGGGTTCGCGCTggccgcccctcccctcccccctcagctCTCCTCCTCGCCGTCTTCACCACATTCCCCCCTGGTCAGTGGCGCACGCCTGGGGACTAGCCAGAGGGAGCGGGACGCGGGGGTGTGCATGCATCGCCCGCCTTCTTCTTGCAGCGCACACTGTACATGGTAGTGAGGGGGCGAGCAAAGGTGGCATCGGCCCCTTGGCTACTCCTGGGGTGGCTACGGCTCCTGCGCCGTCCTCCACCCCCCGCGTAGTGGCGACCACCGCGCCGGGATCCCGCCGCcgctgtcccctctctctgtccaccgCCGCGGCGGCCCCTAATTAGTATTTGTACGGTTCCCGCATCCTCTTGGCAGTTTCATCGCTCCCGGTGTTTGCAGAGGTTTTTCTCATCCTTTCCCCAGATGCGGCGCACGATCGTCATTATTTGGAACTCTCTATCTCCGACATCCTTtagggggcctgggggggggacAGGAGCAGCGTTGTTTTACGCCTGTGGCGTGTCCCGGCAGGCTGGCGGCTCTAAAATACTCAGAGAAAATCGCTTCTTCCCTCCCGGGCGCTGAAGATGTGGCAACACGGTAAGCATCACCGGGGTCTCTGAGACATCTGCTCCAGCGCGGGCGCAGGGCCCCGTCCAATGCACTTGTTTATTGTCGCGCCGCTGGTGCGAGCCAAGCTGCAGCAGACATGATGGGCCCGGGGTGAAGCGGGCGCTCGGTGGCCGATAGATGGCAGCCGAGGGCGAAGGCGTCCCTGGATTCGGGCGGCGCAATCGGAGCCCCCTTGGATGTCACATTCGTGGGAGACGAAGAGTCTTGGAACCTGTGCGTAACTCGAGCGTGGGACTGTGCAATCCTTGGATTGAAAAAGGGAGGAGTGGAAATAACCCCGACAGTGCCAGGCTTGTTGGTGGTCAGGGACAGATGATTCCAGCCCTGAGCTGATcgcctgccttcctcccaccaTTTAGAATGATACTGcccctgcttctgtctctgtACTTAACTCTAAAGGACCCTGGAAGAGGGAGTGGTTCATCCTAGCTGCAAACAAGGGCactgatgttttttgttttttgtttttttttctttaagaattacGTTTTATAGGTATGTCTGGGCGATGCAAGGGAATGTTAACGACTTTCAGAAAGAATGTTTGTGAATACATTTGGTGTGTACTAAAAAGCTGGAGACCCCTAAATAAATGCAGTATCGATAGAAAGCGAGTTTCTTGAAGAGTCACCTGCTAAACTCCACTAGCATCATCTCTACAGTAAGTATTCCTGGCTCTTGCCTATGAAACCAGACACCTCCACCccagggggggggggtctttacATTCATAAGGCGTATTTCCAGTGTTTGTAATACTTAGACCTGCAGTCCTTCCCAGGTATAGAAAAAAAGTTGATCATAATACGTGGCCCAATGGAGGCTGAGTGAACATGTGCCTGTTCCTATGATAACCGGGAAGTTAtaccatttaaatatatttcatctattttattttgggaTTAATTATGAATTAATGTTCTTTTGGGACCATCTTAAACATAATTGATATTGTCTCCTTGGTAACGTTTGGGATGCTATTGTGGTTATAATATCTTGGTTAAAGATAGGATTATAGagattctgatatatatatatgtatatgtatatacatacacacacacacacacacacacacacacacacatcttttcaCATCCTCTCTCTGTGTTGAATTAGAAGGGGTTTTCTAGAGGTGGTGAATATTGCAGCCTCCTGAGGTTTTGCAGCATTTCTTGAAATTTCCTCTCAatctgttttgcaaatatttttgttaatccATACATACTTTGTTTAAATTCAAAGCATAtacaagagagggagaaacaaagtAATCTGTAACATCATTGAATAACACAATAAAATCTTATAACAGAACTTCCTGTAAATTTAGAAACATTTGGCTGGGGAATGAGAGCCATTTGCCACAGGTGCTTTATATAAACTGAGAACTTAAACTTCATCCACTAAAGTCTGGTTACCGTATATTTTATTTAGTCATCATCTtctaacattatatatattagaaaatttatttttaaagtatgaaattgcttttatatttttaaatgaatgtgttAAATTGTCAGGTTTTAAAAAGTACGTATTACTTAAACTTGGAAACTTTTGACATATCAATATTAAGTTCTATCACAGACATAATTTTTGATGTAGACAAACTCCATAGAAATTCTGGGTATAACATGGTTTAATCAATTATAGGAATTTTCAAAATAGCTGTAGTATAGTTTTAGttcattattttattgctttcataaatcttcaaaattgtatttaatatcacaattcagtttaatttttgattttgaattaaaggatttatttcctaattaaaaataaatttgttgagctaaaaagttttaaacatgGTAGCAATTAATTTAGGTTATAGTTTTGTTAGAAACAATATTCCAGTTTATTTCTTGTGGTTCAAATAAATAAGTGATGACAACTTTCTACCATTTTCTCAATATTAAGGATAGCCTGAGAAGCCATCATGATGGTTTACCACTAGGTGTCTCTATAAACTGCTATGCAGGAAAGTGAATTTGGAGAAAATACAGTGACATGCAGAGACCAAACAGAATTCCGGAGGaaaaacatcacagaaataaggaaaatccTCGTTTGCTAGTCTTTGAACTCTTACTTTCTTTGAATATTGACTATggccagaaaagaaataaattaatcatGTAACAGTGATCAAATTTAAGCCAAGACTTTCACCTACACGAGCAAACATATCTATGTTTCAGTCCATACTAAACAATATAGTCAGATGAGATGTATGCTTGGTTTCACATAATACTCCAAAGAATGCACAGGATTTCATAAACACTTTGGGGAACtagaaaatgaaatgattgaTCAAATAGATCCCTCCTGAATTAAGGGCATGATactaaattaaacattatttgaTTGAGTCGGTTGGATGTGAAAAGTTGAGAATCTGTGTCTAAATATTTGTGAACATACATGTGCATATTATAGTTATTAATGATCTAGTATAATCATAAATACGTTTCATATATGGTAATACATTTGGCAATAATTAGTGTGAATTATGGACATAATCTGATACCTccctaataaaatttaaattcaaaccaTAACTAGCATACTTATCACTTGAAATTGGCCATATATCTTGGTGAATATGAATTCACCAATGAATTCATATTCATTATTACCTGGAATTATCATTTTAGTGTTTTATCAACTCTTTGGATGAATTCTTacattaaataatttcttaagaTATCTCATCATATTATGTTTGTGTATTGTTGTGTGGTTTCTTTAGAATATTAAAATGCTAAGTCAAGAATTATGGTCTCTCATGAAATAACCTAAAAGACATTATAAACAAGGAAATTCTTTCGTGATAGTGATGAGATCTTGTAAATATTAACAACGTTATTGAAATCTAAAGCAAGTAGAACTTGCATTTCTTCTTGTTAGCCTAACTGGTAAGTTAAGATTATAAAATCCAATGCTAGATTCCAGACTCCTCCAAAATCAGCTCTAATAAGAGTACTTTTGTGACAGTGTAGCTAAAGATCTATACAGCTCTATTTGGTAAACAACACGTTTTTcagatatatatctttttaatgtctttgaaattaaattatatatatcacatattcctAAAAGCAGAAAAGTTTCTCCTCGAAGGGAAAACATGAGTCATCTCTTGTGATTGTTTCTCTGTGTAATTGATAAGCTAAATAACTGTAGTATAGCATATTTTTTATCAGTTTGGTACATTTGGATTTACAACAATTGAAATTATCATGCAGTGATATTTATCAAATTCAAATGACTAGTTAAGCTGATTAATTTCAGCAagattatttattcacttttagatttaatttgttttttatagtcTTAGATATTTTCCCTCAGAGGCATAAGAGAAAGATGTACATAAAATAGACAATTTTCTTCCTTGCTTCATACACTTACTTATAAATATActctgattggggcgcctgggtggcgcagtcggttaagcgtccgacttcagccaggtcacgatctcacggtccgtgagttcgagccccgcgtcaggctctgggctgatggctcagagcctggagcctgtttccgattctgtgtctccctctctctctgtccctcccccgttcatgctctgtctctctctgtcccaaaaataaataaacgttgaaaaaaaaattaaaaaaaaaaaaaataaataaataaatatactctgATAATCTTTTGATAGATTAGGTGTTAAAACCCTGTCTTTGGAGGACAAGTTGGAAATATCTTCcagaatttaaaatgcatttatattttcaacAATTATATTTTCAGAAAGTAGGCTACAGGtgtaccaaaataaaaagtacgTGTACAGTATAATGTACCTGTAATGTACATGTTCATgtaatatacaatgtaatatgtaAGAATAGTCACATTTGTAAGTGAATGAACTTAAGTGAATGTACCACG is a genomic window containing:
- the SLITRK5 gene encoding SLIT and NTRK-like protein 5 is translated as MHTCCPPITLEQDLHRKMHSWMLQSLAFALTSLVLSCAETIDYYGEICDNACPCEEKDGILTVSCENRGIISLSEISPPRFPVYHLLLSGNLLNRLYPNEFVNYTGASILHLGSNVIQDIETGAFHGLRGLRRLHLNNNKLELLRDDTFLGLESLEYLQVDYNYISVIEPNAFGKLHLLQVLILNDNLLSSLPNNLFRFVPLTHLDLRGNRLKLLPYVGLLQHMDKVVELQLEENPWNCSCELISLKDWLDSISYSALVGDVVCETPFRLHGRDLDEVSKQELCPRKLISDYEMRPQTPLSTTGYLHTTPASVNSVATSSSAVYKPPLKPPKGTRQPNKPRVRPTSRQPSKDLGYSNYGPSIAYQTKSPVPLECPTACTCNLQISDLGLNVNCQERKIESIAELQPKPYNPKKMYLTENYIAVVRRSDFLEATGLDLLHLGNNRISMIQDRAFGDLTNLRRLYLNGNRIERLSPELFYGLQSLQYLFLQYNLIREIQSGTFDPVPNLQLLFLNNNLLQAMPSGVFSGLTLLRLNLRSNHFTSLPVSGVLDQLKSLIQIDLHDNPWDCTCDVVGMKLWVEQLKVGVLVDEVICKAPKKFAETDMRSIKSELLCPDYSDVVVSTPTPSSIQVPARTSAVTPAVRSNSTGAPAGLGAGGGASSVPLSVLILSLLLVFIMSVFVAAGLFVLVMKRRKKNQSDHTSTNNSDVSSFNMQYSVYGGGGGAGGHPHAHVHHRGPALPKVKTPAGHVYEYIPHPLGHMCKNPIYRSREGNSVEDYKDLHELKVTYSSNHHLQQQPPPPPPPPQPQQQPPPPLQLQPGEEERRESHHLRSPAYSVSTIEPREDLLSPVQDADRFYRGILEPDKHCSTTPAGNSLPEYPKFPCSPAAYTFSPNYDLRRPHQYLHPGAGDSRLREPVLYSPPSAVFVEPNRNEYLELKAKLNVEPDYLEVLEKQTTFSQF